The following are encoded together in the Salinibacterium sp. UTAS2018 genome:
- a CDS encoding HRDC domain-containing protein → MSNASESAAPEGESHAATQAPHVPVDVIDDREEYLAAVEAIAAGHGPIGIDAERASGYRYSQRAYLIQIFRRGAGTFLFDPPAIGDFTELNDVIAEEEWILHAATQDLTCLREVGLHPTRLFDTELGARLSGLPRVGLGTVVEHLLGIHLAKEHSSADWSTRPLPQSWLVYAALDVELLVDLREALGALLDNDGKSEIVRQEFESVLARDLSNVRAEPWRRLSGVHSIRAGKNLAVARELWLARDAYAQEVDTAPGRLVPDSALLAAAKTLPESKRQLSSLKEFRGRASRSQIDRWWDAIQAGLSSTDIPATRVSSDTLPPPRVWSDKNPEADRRLKAARALMTEFSEEMSIPIENLLTPDYLRRVSWNPPAEVSPESISEALTALGARPWQLDVSAQSIAQAFVEANQTPDDSDDAES, encoded by the coding sequence GTGAGTAACGCCTCCGAGAGTGCAGCCCCCGAGGGCGAGTCGCACGCCGCCACCCAAGCCCCTCACGTTCCCGTCGACGTCATCGACGACCGGGAAGAATATCTCGCTGCAGTCGAGGCCATCGCCGCCGGTCACGGCCCGATCGGCATCGACGCTGAACGCGCCAGCGGCTACCGCTACTCGCAACGTGCGTACCTCATCCAGATATTCCGTCGTGGAGCCGGCACCTTCCTCTTTGACCCGCCCGCTATTGGCGATTTCACAGAGCTGAACGATGTCATCGCTGAAGAAGAGTGGATCCTTCACGCGGCTACTCAAGACCTCACCTGCTTGCGTGAGGTTGGCCTGCACCCCACCCGCCTTTTCGACACTGAGTTGGGAGCCCGCCTCTCGGGCCTTCCCCGCGTTGGTCTCGGCACGGTAGTGGAGCATCTCTTGGGCATTCACCTCGCCAAGGAACACTCGTCGGCGGACTGGTCGACACGTCCACTCCCGCAGTCATGGCTGGTCTACGCCGCGTTAGACGTCGAACTTCTCGTTGATCTTCGCGAAGCGCTCGGCGCACTGCTCGACAACGATGGCAAAAGCGAGATAGTCCGCCAAGAATTCGAATCCGTACTCGCGCGCGACCTCAGCAATGTGCGGGCTGAACCTTGGCGCCGCTTGAGCGGAGTTCATTCGATTCGCGCCGGCAAGAATCTAGCTGTGGCGCGGGAACTTTGGCTGGCACGCGACGCGTACGCTCAAGAAGTCGATACTGCCCCCGGTCGCCTCGTGCCCGACTCCGCCTTATTGGCAGCGGCGAAGACACTTCCGGAATCGAAGCGTCAGCTTTCAAGCCTGAAAGAGTTCCGGGGCCGTGCAAGCCGTTCACAGATCGATCGATGGTGGGATGCTATCCAGGCCGGGCTTTCTTCTACCGACATCCCTGCCACCCGAGTGTCGAGCGATACATTGCCTCCCCCTCGAGTCTGGTCGGATAAGAACCCTGAAGCAGATCGCCGTTTGAAAGCCGCTCGCGCTCTCATGACGGAGTTCTCCGAGGAGATGTCTATTCCCATCGAGAACTTGTTGACGCCCGACTATCTTCGTCGCGTCTCCTGGAACCCGCCAGCGGAGGTTTCGCCCGAGAGTATCTCCGAGGCCCTGACTGCGCTCGGAGCGCGCCCCTGGCAACTTGACGTATCTGCACAGTCAATCGCTCAAGCCTTTGTCGAAGCCAACCAAACCCCCGACGACTCCGACGACGCAGAGTCGTAG
- a CDS encoding DUF3000 domain-containing protein, with translation MPESPVGPTPPAVFASAVESLRAATLRPELAITEISAPTQIAPWSFALAADVTPNRHGEDSDLGTGRFVLLYDPESPDAWEGEFRIICFAQAPLEPDIGVDEFLSSVTWSWLVDALDTRGAKYDQVSGTATRILSTGFGELESQPDGAQIELRASWSPQDLDIAAHVEGWSELVCMLAGLPPTIEGVTMLSARRAGRE, from the coding sequence GTGCCTGAATCGCCAGTTGGACCAACGCCACCCGCGGTATTTGCATCTGCGGTTGAGTCACTTCGTGCCGCCACTTTGCGCCCCGAGCTCGCTATCACTGAGATTTCAGCACCAACGCAGATCGCTCCGTGGTCGTTCGCCCTTGCTGCGGATGTCACGCCGAATCGTCACGGCGAAGATTCTGACCTCGGCACCGGCCGCTTCGTACTGCTCTATGACCCCGAATCTCCTGACGCCTGGGAGGGCGAGTTCCGGATCATCTGCTTCGCCCAAGCGCCACTGGAACCAGACATCGGAGTCGACGAGTTCCTGAGCTCGGTCACGTGGTCCTGGCTAGTGGATGCGCTCGATACCCGTGGCGCGAAGTACGATCAAGTTTCCGGAACAGCAACACGCATCCTCTCGACAGGGTTTGGGGAGCTTGAGTCGCAGCCTGATGGCGCACAAATCGAACTTCGGGCCTCTTGGAGCCCCCAGGACCTTGATATTGCCGCTCATGTGGAAGGCTGGAGCGAGTTAGTCTGCATGCTTGCCGGACTTCCGCCCACTATTGAAGGAGTCACTATGTTGTCGGCCCGTAGAGCTGGGCGTGAGTAA
- a CDS encoding thiolase family protein, whose product MAKETEIVFVDGVRTPFGRAGEKGMFWNTRADDLVVKAMIGVLERNPQIPKDRFDEVAIAATTQTGDQGLTIGRSAALLAGLPTSVPGYAIDRMCAGAMTAVTNVAGGIAFGAYDLAIAGGVEHMGHHPMGSGVDPNPRFMSEKIVDPEALNMGNTAEKLHDRFPQLTKARSDAFALRSQQRATAAYEANKIQPDLIPVATKSEAGWGLATRDEGLRPETTLEGLAGLKTPFRSHGRITAGNASGLNDGATASIIASGDAAREFGLKPKMRMVSFAYAGVEPEIMGIGPIPSTEKALRKAGLTINDIGLFELNEAFAVQVLSLLDHFGIDDEDPRVNQWGGAIAMGHPLASSGVRLMIQLAAQFEQHPEVQFGLTAMCVGLGQGGSVIWENPNYKGAK is encoded by the coding sequence GTGGCCAAGGAAACCGAGATTGTATTCGTAGATGGAGTCCGTACTCCATTTGGACGTGCTGGCGAGAAGGGCATGTTCTGGAATACCAGAGCCGATGACCTTGTCGTCAAGGCGATGATCGGAGTTCTGGAGCGAAATCCCCAGATCCCCAAAGATCGTTTTGATGAAGTAGCCATCGCTGCAACTACTCAGACCGGAGATCAGGGCCTCACAATCGGCCGCAGCGCTGCGCTGCTCGCAGGCTTGCCCACCTCCGTCCCCGGCTATGCCATCGACCGGATGTGCGCTGGTGCCATGACCGCCGTTACCAATGTGGCTGGCGGAATCGCCTTCGGTGCCTACGACCTGGCTATCGCCGGCGGCGTTGAGCACATGGGACACCACCCGATGGGCTCGGGCGTTGACCCTAACCCTCGCTTTATGTCGGAAAAGATCGTCGATCCCGAAGCTCTTAACATGGGCAACACGGCGGAGAAGCTGCACGACCGTTTCCCCCAGCTCACCAAGGCTCGCTCAGATGCATTCGCACTTCGCAGCCAGCAACGCGCGACGGCCGCCTATGAAGCCAACAAGATTCAGCCCGACCTTATCCCGGTCGCGACTAAGAGTGAAGCCGGCTGGGGACTCGCTACCCGTGACGAGGGCCTTCGCCCTGAAACCACGCTCGAGGGCCTCGCTGGCCTCAAGACTCCGTTCCGCTCTCACGGCCGCATCACCGCTGGAAACGCTTCCGGCCTCAACGATGGGGCAACCGCCAGCATCATCGCGAGCGGGGACGCCGCCCGCGAGTTCGGCCTGAAGCCCAAGATGCGCATGGTGAGCTTTGCCTACGCCGGGGTGGAACCAGAGATCATGGGCATTGGCCCGATCCCCTCGACCGAGAAGGCTCTCCGCAAGGCTGGCCTGACGATCAACGATATTGGCCTGTTTGAGCTCAACGAAGCTTTCGCAGTTCAGGTCCTCTCACTGCTCGATCACTTCGGTATCGATGATGAAGATCCTCGCGTCAATCAGTGGGGCGGCGCCATTGCCATGGGCCACCCGCTCGCGTCGTCGGGCGTTCGACTCATGATCCAACTCGCCGCGCAGTTCGAACAGCACCCTGAGGTGCAATTCGGTCTCACCGCGATGTGCGTTGGTCTCGGTCAGGGCGGTTCAGTCATTTGGGAAAACCCGAACTACAAGGGAGCAAAGTAA
- the dxs gene encoding 1-deoxy-D-xylulose-5-phosphate synthase yields MNILEGINGPRDLDGLSTQQLTQLAQEIREFLIENVSRTGGHLGPNLGVVELTTAIHRVFDSPRDAVVFDTGHQSYVHKILTGRKNFTKLRSEGGLAGYPQRSESEHDIVESSHASSSLSWADGISRAFEMTGQSDRHVVAVVGDGALTGGMTWEALNNISDDNSRNLVIVVNDNGRSYAPTIGGMAHFLNSVRTRRSYRSLHGSSEKFFGAFGGPGRALYRGIRGGAHGFLSRFSNNEALYSNLDIKYLGPVHGHDIGALTEALEQAKSYGAPVIVHAITEKGRGYEPALADVADQFHAVGQIDPATGEPTTSGGAASWTSVFSEEIVTLADENPRLVGITAAMLRPTGLHRFAEKYPTRVHDVGIAEQHAVTSAAGLAFGGLHPVVALYATFINRAFDQVLMDVALHRAGVTFVLDRAGVTGPDGASHHGMWDLALLQVVPNIRIAAPRDAPRLREELGEAVVVDDAPTVIRFAKGTVGTEYDALRRTSDGVDVLREDGQRDVLIVTVGSMAKTGLQVAELLAAQGIGATVIDPRWVVPVPKSVIDFAADYRLVITIEDGVRVGGIGTRIRQDMRAAGVDTAVTELGLPDKFLDHGSRDYILDQVGLTPQHIARDVVAQVLGSKIPIARPLTDSDSDEYRLPAERS; encoded by the coding sequence ATGAACATACTCGAGGGAATCAATGGTCCCCGAGATCTAGACGGTCTCTCCACTCAGCAACTTACCCAGCTAGCGCAAGAGATTCGCGAATTCTTGATCGAGAATGTTTCTCGCACCGGTGGGCATTTGGGCCCTAATCTTGGCGTGGTCGAGCTGACAACGGCGATTCATCGGGTTTTCGACTCGCCACGAGACGCTGTGGTCTTCGATACGGGCCACCAGAGCTACGTGCACAAAATCTTGACCGGACGTAAAAACTTCACGAAGTTGCGTTCCGAGGGAGGGCTTGCGGGATATCCACAGCGCTCGGAGTCTGAGCACGACATTGTGGAGAGCTCCCATGCTTCGAGCTCCCTGTCGTGGGCTGACGGTATCTCTCGAGCATTCGAGATGACGGGCCAGAGTGATCGCCACGTTGTTGCTGTCGTCGGTGATGGCGCACTCACGGGCGGCATGACGTGGGAAGCCCTCAACAACATCAGCGACGATAACAGTCGTAATCTGGTGATCGTTGTCAATGACAACGGTCGCTCGTACGCGCCAACCATCGGCGGAATGGCCCACTTCCTTAACAGCGTGCGCACGCGGCGTTCCTACCGGTCCCTGCACGGGTCCAGCGAGAAGTTCTTCGGAGCTTTCGGTGGGCCGGGTCGTGCTCTGTACCGCGGCATTCGCGGTGGAGCTCACGGTTTTCTCTCCCGCTTCAGCAACAACGAAGCGCTGTACTCAAACCTAGATATTAAGTATTTGGGGCCGGTACACGGGCACGACATTGGGGCGCTCACGGAGGCTCTTGAACAGGCCAAGTCTTACGGAGCTCCGGTCATTGTTCATGCGATCACAGAGAAGGGGCGTGGCTATGAGCCAGCCCTTGCTGATGTCGCTGATCAGTTCCATGCGGTTGGCCAAATCGACCCTGCTACGGGGGAGCCGACCACGAGTGGCGGCGCTGCATCGTGGACCTCAGTCTTCTCTGAAGAGATCGTCACGCTTGCGGATGAGAACCCGCGTCTCGTAGGTATCACAGCGGCAATGCTTCGTCCGACAGGTCTCCACCGCTTTGCTGAGAAGTATCCAACTCGCGTTCACGACGTCGGTATCGCTGAACAGCATGCGGTGACATCAGCGGCGGGTCTCGCTTTCGGCGGACTTCATCCGGTGGTGGCCCTCTATGCCACCTTTATCAACCGTGCGTTCGACCAAGTCCTTATGGATGTTGCGCTGCACCGTGCTGGCGTCACTTTCGTGCTTGATCGAGCTGGTGTAACTGGCCCCGACGGCGCGAGTCACCACGGTATGTGGGACCTTGCGCTCTTGCAGGTCGTGCCGAACATTCGTATCGCTGCTCCACGAGACGCTCCTCGCCTGCGTGAAGAGCTGGGCGAGGCCGTGGTGGTCGACGATGCACCGACAGTGATCCGTTTCGCCAAGGGCACTGTAGGAACCGAGTACGACGCGCTTCGTCGCACTTCGGACGGGGTCGATGTGCTCCGGGAGGACGGCCAGCGTGACGTTCTCATCGTCACAGTGGGTTCGATGGCCAAGACAGGTTTGCAGGTCGCAGAGCTTCTCGCAGCCCAAGGAATCGGTGCGACCGTTATCGACCCTCGCTGGGTTGTTCCCGTTCCCAAGAGTGTGATCGATTTTGCCGCTGATTATCGTCTCGTGATCACGATCGAAGACGGTGTGCGAGTTGGCGGAATTGGAACACGGATTCGTCAAGACATGCGTGCCGCCGGTGTCGACACGGCAGTCACCGAACTTGGCCTGCCGGACAAATTCCTGGATCACGGCAGCCGTGACTACATCCTCGATCAGGTCGGGCTGACCCCGCAACATATCGCTCGCGACGTCGTGGCTCAGGTTCTTGGCAGCAAGATTCCGATTGCACGCCCACTGACTGATAGCGACTCCGACGAATATCGTCTTCCCGCTGAGCGCAGCTAG
- a CDS encoding S9 family peptidase, with amino-acid sequence MPVSDRVRVAVGVIGGVAVASAAVAGIALVSAAALSVYFARRIVTPPGRADSTLRILAIGESTIVLSSAIESRAPGRFSLWFADETGLARIGPVVSQGAQWVARELIEIEKGVPRPGDNARSSGWFYLTPAGLGLEYSQVMVPTELGPAPAWLIPAAHPSTIWAIHIHGRGVQRPETVRALSEFYDAGVTSLAVSYRNDTEAPDSTDGRYGLGSTEYRDVDSAITYALAAGAQRIILMGWSMGGATALHTLVRSANHEKIIGLVLDSPVIAWGPTMELHGDLNRIPSPVQRAAQIVLNSEQARFLVGMEKPLDIAELNFVDRASELDRPILLMHSEDDGYVPVEPSRALAAARPDLVTYEEFDTAGHTRLWNYDSERWLLAIRTWLAALLAENLASAE; translated from the coding sequence ATGCCGGTGTCGGATCGAGTGCGAGTTGCCGTAGGCGTTATCGGTGGCGTCGCCGTTGCTTCAGCGGCGGTTGCTGGCATTGCGTTAGTCAGCGCAGCGGCCCTGTCGGTTTATTTCGCGCGCAGAATCGTGACGCCGCCGGGACGCGCGGACAGCACTTTGCGCATCCTTGCTATTGGCGAATCGACGATCGTTCTCTCATCCGCCATCGAAAGCCGTGCGCCAGGCCGCTTCAGCCTCTGGTTCGCTGACGAGACCGGGCTCGCTCGCATCGGGCCCGTGGTGTCGCAGGGGGCTCAGTGGGTTGCCCGGGAGTTGATCGAGATTGAAAAGGGCGTGCCACGACCCGGCGACAACGCTCGGTCTAGCGGCTGGTTTTATCTGACTCCGGCGGGGCTGGGACTCGAGTATTCCCAAGTCATGGTGCCGACAGAACTCGGGCCGGCACCAGCGTGGTTAATTCCAGCGGCGCACCCGTCAACGATCTGGGCGATTCACATCCATGGTCGAGGAGTACAGCGCCCCGAGACTGTTCGCGCACTTAGCGAGTTCTATGACGCCGGCGTCACGTCGCTCGCTGTGTCGTATCGCAACGACACGGAGGCGCCTGACTCGACTGACGGCCGCTATGGACTCGGCTCGACTGAATATCGAGACGTCGATTCGGCGATCACGTACGCTCTTGCAGCAGGCGCACAACGGATTATTCTCATGGGCTGGTCGATGGGGGGCGCGACCGCACTTCATACGCTGGTTCGGTCGGCCAATCACGAGAAAATTATCGGGCTAGTGCTGGATTCACCCGTGATCGCGTGGGGGCCGACCATGGAGCTGCACGGTGACCTCAACCGTATCCCCAGCCCGGTTCAGCGCGCAGCCCAGATCGTCTTGAATAGCGAACAGGCCCGTTTCTTGGTCGGCATGGAGAAACCGCTCGACATCGCAGAGCTGAACTTCGTCGACCGCGCCTCCGAACTCGATCGACCGATCTTGCTGATGCACAGTGAAGATGACGGCTACGTACCTGTAGAACCGTCGCGGGCTCTTGCCGCGGCACGCCCTGACCTCGTGACCTACGAAGAGTTTGACACCGCTGGGCACACTCGCTTGTGGAACTATGACAGCGAACGCTGGCTTCTCGCTATCCGCACCTGGCTGGCTGCACTTCTCGCGGAGAATCTCGCATCCGCTGAGTAG
- a CDS encoding 3-hydroxyacyl-CoA dehydrogenase NAD-binding domain-containing protein, whose translation MTEQFARLSDLAKDEVITHSFVRDVPLTAGRTLALITLDNGKDHTRPNTLGPATLLEFAKVLDEQKERASAGEIHGVAVTGKPFIFAAGADLSKVSEIPDRETGKQMAQLGHWALGKLSELGVPSFVFINGLALGGGVEIPLNADYRTIDSSVPAFALPEVFLGLIPGWGGAWLLPNLIGIENALKVVIENPLKNNRMLKGPEAFELGIADAMFGPANFLEDSIRWADGVIAGTTKVKRKNEPGKIERTVKWDVAIGIAEKMLASRIGRVAKSPYAALALLKAAKNTDKKTGFEAEDNALADMISGDQFQASIYAFNLVQKRAKRPAGAPDKELARKVTKVGVIGAGLMARQFALLFVRRLQVPVVITDLDQAATDAGVAAIHAEIDKLNEKGRLSSDDTNRLKALVTGTTDKADFADCDWVIEAIYEELGAKQAVFAEVEQYISDETILATNTSSLSVEQIGAKLKHPERVVGFHFFNPVAVMPLIEVVKTPHTNDESLATAMVTAKNLRKNAVITTDTPGFVVNRILAKVLGEAMHAVDTGTPFEVVEESTRPFGLPMTPFELLELVGLKVGAHVLDTHHAAFPERFFESENLHKLAELGFIFDRDNKGKSKGVSKKAVEIVKGGSSPMTAEQLQIRIEDGLADEIHRMLEDGVVAAAEDIDLCLILGAGYPFQMGGVTPYLDRAGASERAFGSTFHTPLIRGVQ comes from the coding sequence ATGACCGAGCAGTTCGCACGTCTTTCAGACCTCGCTAAAGACGAGGTAATTACCCACTCCTTTGTTCGCGATGTGCCTCTCACGGCTGGCCGCACGCTCGCCCTGATTACTCTCGACAATGGCAAGGACCATACTCGTCCGAACACTCTTGGCCCAGCGACCTTGCTTGAGTTCGCAAAGGTGCTCGACGAGCAAAAGGAACGGGCATCCGCTGGAGAAATTCACGGAGTCGCCGTAACCGGCAAGCCGTTCATTTTCGCCGCTGGCGCCGACCTGTCGAAGGTAAGCGAGATTCCTGACCGCGAGACGGGCAAGCAGATGGCCCAATTGGGTCACTGGGCACTCGGCAAGCTCAGCGAGCTCGGCGTTCCGTCCTTCGTCTTCATCAACGGATTAGCTCTGGGCGGCGGTGTAGAGATCCCTCTCAACGCTGATTACCGCACTATTGACAGCTCGGTTCCGGCGTTCGCCCTCCCCGAGGTCTTCCTCGGTCTTATCCCCGGTTGGGGTGGTGCGTGGTTGCTCCCGAACCTGATCGGCATCGAGAATGCCCTGAAGGTCGTCATTGAGAACCCGCTCAAAAACAACCGGATGCTCAAGGGCCCTGAGGCTTTCGAACTCGGCATCGCCGACGCCATGTTTGGTCCGGCGAACTTCCTCGAAGACTCAATTCGTTGGGCTGACGGGGTCATTGCTGGCACCACGAAGGTAAAGCGCAAGAATGAGCCGGGCAAGATCGAACGCACCGTGAAGTGGGATGTTGCAATCGGCATCGCAGAGAAGATGTTGGCTAGCCGCATCGGTCGCGTCGCTAAGTCGCCCTATGCCGCTCTGGCTCTGCTTAAGGCTGCCAAGAACACCGACAAGAAGACGGGCTTTGAAGCCGAAGACAACGCTCTTGCCGACATGATCTCGGGTGACCAGTTCCAGGCGAGCATTTACGCCTTCAACCTCGTTCAAAAGCGCGCGAAACGCCCGGCAGGGGCGCCTGACAAGGAGCTCGCTCGCAAGGTGACCAAGGTTGGCGTTATTGGTGCCGGGCTCATGGCTCGCCAGTTCGCATTGCTCTTTGTGCGCCGCTTGCAGGTCCCCGTCGTCATCACTGACCTCGACCAGGCCGCAACGGATGCTGGCGTAGCTGCTATCCACGCCGAGATCGACAAGCTGAACGAGAAGGGTCGCCTCTCCTCTGACGACACCAACCGTCTCAAGGCTCTCGTGACTGGCACCACCGACAAGGCAGATTTTGCTGACTGCGACTGGGTCATCGAGGCCATCTATGAGGAATTGGGCGCCAAGCAGGCTGTCTTCGCTGAGGTTGAGCAGTACATCTCTGACGAAACGATCCTCGCGACCAACACCTCGTCATTGTCTGTGGAGCAAATCGGCGCCAAGCTCAAGCACCCGGAGCGGGTTGTCGGCTTCCACTTCTTCAACCCTGTGGCGGTCATGCCACTGATCGAGGTTGTGAAGACGCCGCACACCAACGACGAGTCGCTCGCTACGGCGATGGTCACGGCCAAGAACCTGCGCAAGAACGCCGTCATCACTACGGATACCCCCGGTTTCGTTGTGAACCGCATTCTCGCTAAGGTGCTCGGTGAAGCGATGCACGCCGTAGACACGGGAACGCCGTTCGAGGTAGTGGAAGAATCGACGCGTCCGTTCGGTCTACCGATGACGCCGTTCGAGCTACTCGAACTTGTCGGACTCAAGGTCGGCGCGCACGTGCTCGATACTCACCACGCTGCGTTCCCTGAGCGCTTCTTCGAGAGCGAAAACCTGCACAAGCTTGCCGAGCTCGGATTCATTTTCGACCGCGACAACAAGGGCAAGTCGAAGGGCGTTTCGAAGAAGGCTGTCGAGATCGTCAAGGGCGGAAGCTCGCCGATGACGGCGGAACAGCTTCAGATCCGGATCGAGGATGGTCTCGCCGACGAAATTCACCGGATGCTAGAAGACGGAGTAGTCGCAGCCGCTGAGGACATCGACCTCTGTCTCATTCTCGGTGCGGGCTACCCCTTCCAGATGGGTGGAGTAACTCCGTACCTCGACCGCGCTGGAGCGTCGGAGAGAGCGTTCGGCAGCACCTTCCACACTCCGCTCATTCGCGGCGTTCAGTAG